In Halalkalicoccus tibetensis, the genomic window ACGAGGGGGAGCGACCCCGGCGTATACCGGCGTTCGAAGGCCGCTACCGCCGGCGTCCGGTGTTCGTCGGACGACTTCGGGACGTCGTGGTTGCCCGGCGTCACGACGTGGGGCGGATCGAGCGCCGCGACCAGCTCGTCGAACCGGTCGAAGTTCCACGGCTCGCCGTCCTTCGTGAGGTCGCCACAGAACAACACGAGATCCGGCTCCGAGCGGTTGAGGCGGTCGACGGCGGTCGCGAGCCGGTCCTCCGTCCGATGGAACAGCCGGTCCGTACCCTCCGCCTCGGTGGCGATGTGAACGTCCGAGAGGACCGCGAGGCGGGTCGTCTCCGACGAAATCGGTGCTGGTAACCGGGCGAGGACGAGCCCGTCCGGGTCGAGCGTCGGTGGAGCCCCCATTACCGTTCGATACGACGCTCGTTGCTAAATACATTCCGTATTAAATATATATTCTACTCCATACCGACAATAGTAGTATGGAGAGGGGCTGTAGTTCCGGTTCACGGCTCGGACGGTATACCCCGAGGGGAGCCGAGAGACGGCCACGGGCGGATACGGGTGGGGAACGTTCGGCGGCAGCGCGCCATCGACTACCGTCGTCACGCGATCGTTACTGTCCGACGATGTAGAGCGATCGGGATCGACGATCGTTCGTCGATCCCTATCGACCGATCGCCGTGACACGGGTCGAGGGCCGGGATCCCGGGCGGCGTCGACCGGCAACGTATATCACGACGGGGCGTAACGCATCGGTATGAGCGGCCAGCGGAAGCCAACGATGCGACGGGTGCTGATGATCCTCGGCGTCTCGCTGATGGTCGTCGTCGCGGGCTGTGGCGGCATGGGAGCCGGCGGCGCCGACAGCGACGACGAGGCGGGGCCCAACGACGCGGAAACGATGGGCGAGGACGCCGAAACGGACGGCACTGACGACGAGGACGACGATCAATCCGAAACGGACGTCGGGACTGACGACGCCGGCGGCACCCTCGAGATCCACGCGATCGACGTCGGACAGGCCGACGCGACCCTGCTCGTCGGGCCCGAGGAGACGATGCTGATCGACAGCGGCGACTGGCGTGACGACGGGGATCGGGTGATCGACTACCTCGACGAACAGGGCGTCGATCGGATCGACTACCTCGTGAGCACGCACGCACACGCGGACCACATCGGCGGGCACGCGGCCGTCATCGAGCACTACGAGACCGAGCGCGACGGCGTCGGACAGGTGTGGGATCCCGGCGTCGCCCATACGAGTCAGACCTACGAGAACTACCTCGACGCCGTCGACGAGCACGGCGTCGACCTGATCGAGGCACAAGCCGGCGACGAGATCGCCCTCGCCGACGGGGCGACGGTCCTCAACCCGCCCGCCGACCGCGAGTCCGACGACCTCCACGACAACAGCCTCGCGCTCCGGGTGAGCCACGGCGAGAGCTCCTTCCTCGCGACCGGCGACGCCGAGGAGGGCGCCGAGCAGCGCATGGTCGAGGAGTACGGCGACGAGCTCGCGAGCGACGTCTATCACGCCGGCCACCACGGCAGCTCGACGAGCTCGACGCCCGCGTTCCTCGACCGGGTCGACCCCGAGCTCGCCCTGATCTCGAGCGCGTACGACTCCCAGTACGGCCATCCCCACGACGAGGTCCTCGAGTCGTTCGCCGAGCGCGGCATCGAGACCTACTGGACCGCGGTCCACGGCTCGGTCGTGCTCGAATCCGACGGAGAGGAGTTCACGATCGAGTCCGGGACGGACGCCACGACCGACCCCGCGGGGATCGAGGACGAGCCGCCCGCCGAGGACGGGGCGGTCGAGTCGGTCCGTCCGATGGCGACGGGTATGACGAGTGCGGCGAGTGCAGTGAGTGTGCCGAGCGAAGTGGAAGCGACGGGGGCGATCGCATGAGTGACGGGACCTACACTGCGACGGTTGACCGGATCGAGGAGGGGATCGCGGTCTGCCTGCTCGAATCGGAGGGCGAGGTGATCGACGAGCGCCGCCTCGACGCCGGGGAGCTCCCCGACGACTGTGGCGAGGGGACCGTCCTCGAGATCGAGCTGCGAAACGACGAGGTCGTCGCGCTGACCCCGGATCGGGGGGAGAGCGAGCGCCGCCGCGAGCGCGCCCAGTCGCGCTTCGACCGGCTCTCGCGGCGGCCCGACGAGGAGCGCTAATCGCCCAGTCGCTCCTTCACTACTCCCGCCCCTGGCGTCCCGTCGGCGACCCACAGCGCCACCCCGCAAACCAGGATCACCGCCTCGATCCACAGCGTCGTCACCTCGACGCCCGCGAGAGTTCCGAGGGTCGCCGTTCCCGTGTACTCGGGCATGTGGGTGACCGGCCAGAGGAGGAAGCCGAGCTCGTGGTACTCGCCCGAGACCAGGTGCCAGGGGACGTCGGTCGCGATATGCGAGAGGATCCCCACGGCGAAGGCGACGCCGAGTTCCCGCTCGCCCGCCCGCCGGGCGAGGACCCAGACGAGCGCGACCAGCGGGAGGGCCAACAGCAGCGAGTGGCCGATCGTGCGCCCGACGGGGACGACCCCCAGCCAGTGGATCGGCTTGTCGATCAGGTCGGGCAGCGCCGCGCCCAGCAGGGCGGCGAGGGTCGCCCGTTCGGCCGGCGCACCATGCCCACGGAAGCGGACGAGCGCGGCGTAACAGAGATAGCCGACCGCGAGGTGTACCGGCGGGAGCATCGTAGCGGTCAGTCCTCGTCGTCGGCCAGCTCCTCGGGCTCGACCTCGCCCGCGAGGAACCCCCGCCCGCGCTCGGAGAGGCGGTACTCCCCGTCGCCCTCGGCCGCGAGCAAGTCGCGGATCGCGAGCTGGCGACACCGGTCGGCGACGTACTCCTCGCTCTTCTCGAGGGACGCGGCGATCGCCCCGGGCCCCGACGACCCGCGCTCGTCGAGGTGCTCCATGATCCGCTCGTCGGTGTGGGTCATCCAGTCGATCCGCAGGCGGGGCTCCTGTTCGCGAAAGCCGCCCCGCATCAGCCGCGTGAGGAGTCCGTCGTCGCTCATGGCGGCGTTTCGGCCCCCGGAGCCTTAGTCCCGCCGCCTACTCCATCGAGACGTCGCTCCAGTCTGGTGCCGTCGAGAGGAGCGGGTCGGCCAGCTCGTCGAACGCGCCAAGCACGGCCTCGTTCATGGCGGGGTGAACGTGGATCGACTCGGCGACCTCCTCGACGGTGCCCTCGCCGACCCGCCCGGCGACCGAGACCTCGTGGATCAACGTCGCGGCCTCGGGCCCGGCGACGTGACAGCCCAACACAGTTCCGTCGGGATCGGCGAGGACCTTCACGAACCCCTCTTCCTTCCCGACCGTGCCCATCGGGGTCGCGCCGTACTCGAAGCGCGCGCTCTCGTACTCCCTGCCTTCCTCCTCGAGCTCGCCCTCCGTCTGCCCGCAGCTCGCGACCTGGGGCTCGGTGAAGACGGCGTGGGCCATCCCCGAGTAGTCGATCGCTTCTTCCCGATCCATGACGGCGTTCGCCGCGACTACCTTCGCCTCGTGGTCCGCGGCGTGCTTGAACAGCGGCGCGCCGACGACGTCGCCGAGCGCCCAGACGCCCTCGGCGCTCGTTGCGAGTTCGTCATCGACCTCGATGAACCCCGCGTCGTCGGTCTCGACGCCGCCCTCCCCGGGCGCGAGCTCCTCGGTGGCGGGCTCCCGTCCGGCGGCGACCAGCAGCTCGTCGGCCTCGATCGAGATCTCCTCCCCGTCGCCCTCCGCGCGGAGCTCGATCCGGTCGTCGCGCTCCTCGACCCCGGTGGCCTCACAGCCGAGGTGGAGGGTGCAGCGCTCGCGGGCCTCGAAGGCCTCCGTGACCGCCTCGCGGGCGTCTGGGTCCTCGCGGGGGACCAGCGAGTCGCCGCGCTGGACGATCGTCACCTCGCTTCCGATCGCCGCGTAGAAGTGACCCAGCTCGGCGGCGATGTACCCCCCGCCGAGGATCGCGAGCTCGTCGGGCCGCTCCTCGAGGTAGAGGGCGTCGTCGCTGGTGAGGAACTCGACCTCCTCGAGGCCGTCGACGGGCGGGACCGTCGGGCTCGTCCCGGTCGCGACGACGACCCGCTCGCCGCGGACCCGCTCGTCGTGGCCCTCGACCTCGACGGTCCGGTCGTCGACGAACCGCGCCTTCCCGTCGTAGAGGGTGTGGTCGTCCGACCCGCGGAGGCTTTCGGCCTGGTTCTCGGCCTTCTCGTAGACGGTCTCGCGGACCGCCCCGGTGATCGCGCCCAGGTCCACGTCGCCGACCTCGCAGTCGAGACCCAGCCGATCGGCGTCCCGACACTGCCGGAGGAGGTCCGCGCGGCGGATCAGCGCCTTCGAGGGGACACAGCCCCGCGTGATGCAGGCCCCGCCGAGCGGCCCCGGCTCGCACACCGCGACGCTCATCCCCCGTTCGGCCGCGAGCGACCCCACCTGCGTCCCCGATCCCCCGCCGACGATCAACAGATCGAACTCCTGCATACGGGAGGGACGGCGGAGGGACACGTAAACGCTGGGCCGGCGGGGCGGGGAGCTTAAGCGAGGACTCGCCGAACCCAGTGGTATGCCGACACGCCTCCCCGACGGCGAGTTCGAGACGCGCCTCGCCGACGTCCGTGATCGGATCGCCGAAAGCGACCACGACGCCGGCGTCTGGTTCGACGCGACCAGCATCGAGTACCTCTCGGGCTTCGCCCACGTCCAGACCGAGCGGCCCGTCGTCCTCGGGGTCACCCCCGACGAGTGTGGGATCGTCGTCCCTCGCTTGGAGGTCGAACGGGTCGAAGGGAACCCGCGGATCGGCCGCGTCCACAGCTACTTCGACTACCCCGGGGGCGACCCGATCGAGACGGTAGTGGAGATGCTTCGGGGGTTGGGCGCCGAGTCCGTCCTCGCGGACGCCGACGGCGCGCCCGGCGTGATGGGCTACGAGGGCCCCGCGCTCTCGGGCTTCGTCGACGTCGAAACCCAGTCGTGGGTCCCGCGGATGCGATGGGAGAAGTCGGAGGCCGAGGTCGACCTCGTTCGGGAGTCGGCGAAGTGGGCGAACCTCGGGCATCGCTATCTCGCCGACTTCACCGAGCCCGGCGCCCACCCCGCGACCGTGAGCCAGCGGGCCTCGATGGAGGCCTCCAGAGCGATGCTCGACACCCTCGGCGACCGGTTCGTCGAGCGGGTGCGCGCGAGCGGCCCCGTCCACGCGGGCTACATCAGCGCCCATGAGACGGCCCTGCCCCACGGCCACACGCCCAATCAGCGTCTACGGGAGGGCGACGTTCTCATTACTGGTGCGACCGCGAACGTCGACGGCTATCGCTCCGAGCTCGAACGGACGATGTTCGTCGGCGACTACACCGACGAACAGGCCCACTACTTCGAGCTGATGCTCGAGGCCCAGACGATCGCCATCGAGGCGCTCGGGCCGGGGGTGCCCGTCGCCGACGTCGACGAGGCAGTGTGGGGCTACTTCGAGGAGCAGGGGATCGCGGATCTGGCCCGCCACCACGTCGGCCACAACATCGGGCTGGGCGGCCACGAGCCGCCGTACATCGACCGGGGATGGGCCGAGCACTGTGAGAACGAGGCGACGAGCTACGACGCGGGCGACGCCGTGATGCGGCCGGGACAGATCTACACGATCGAGCCGGGGATCTACACCGAGACGGAGGGCTATCGCCACTCGGACACGATCGCGATCACCGAGGAGGGTATCGAGCCCCTCACCTACTACCCGCGCGACCTGGAGGCGAACGTGATCCGCTCACCGAGCGATTGAAGTCCGCTTTCGCCAACCACACGGTAGTGGCAGTCTCGTTCGACCTCTTCGGGACGCTCGTCGACGCGCCCAAGCCCGACGACCCCGCCCGCGCGATCGCCGCGGAGCTCGAGGCCCGCGGCGTCGACGTTCCCGCCGACTGGGACGAGGCCTATCGAACCCCCTACATCGACGCGCCCGAGGGCGCGGAGGTGCCGCTTCACGCCCACGTCTCGCGGGCGCTCGCCTCCCGCGGGGTTGCGGTCCCCGAGAACGCGGCCCGGCGGGCCGTGATCGCGGCGTTCGATCCCGAGGTCGAGCGCCGGAAGGGTGCTCGCGAGGCGATCGAGGCGGCCCGCGAGGGCGGCCCCGTCGGCCTGCTCTCCAACTGTAGCGTGCCGGAACTGGTCCGACGGACGCTGATCCGCGCGGAGCTCCCGGGCGAGTTCGACGCGGTCGTCTCGAGCGTGGCGTGTGGCTGGCGAAAGCCCCACCCGAAGGCGTTCGGGGCGATCGCCGTCGAACTCGGTACCCCCGTCGAGGGCCTCACCCACGTCGGGGACTCGCCCGAGGCCGACGGCGGGATCGAGGCGTGTGGGGGCCGGGCGATCCTCCTCGACGGGACGAGTTTGACGGGGGTGCCCGAGCTGCTCGGGGAACGATGAGCGCCGGGCTCGCCGCGCTCGCGCTCGCGGTCGGCCTCGAGCTCTCGCTGGGCGAACCCCCGCGACGGGCCCACCCCGTCGCGTGGTTCGGCCGGCTCGTCGGCCCCATGGATCGCGAGTGGAGCCGACCCCGCGTGGCGGGGCTGGCCGTCGCCCTCCTCCTTCCCGCGCTGGCCGCCGGAGCCGTGATCGGGCTCGTCGCGCTCGCGGGCCGCCTCGATCCCCTCCTGGGGATCCTCCTCGCCGGCCTCGCGCTGTTCGCCTCGACCAGCCTCCGAATGCTGTTGGACGTGGCTCGCGACGTGATCGCCGCGAGCGAGCGCGACCTCGCGGGCGCGCGCGAAGCGGTGCCCGCGCTCGCCGGGCGCAACCCCGAGGCGCTCTCGGCGGGCGAGCTCAGGAGCGCCGCCGTCGAGAGCAGCGCCGAGAACCTCGCCGACGGGCTGGTCGCGCCGCTTCTCGCCTTCGCTCTGCTCGCGCCGCTCTCGCTTTCGCTCGCGGCCGGCGGGGCGGCGTGGATCAAGGCGGTCAACACCCTCGATTCGACGCTGGGCTACCCCGAGAAAACGCACGGAACCGCGAGCGCCCGCCTCGACGACCTGATCATGTGGGTGCCCGCACGCGCGAGCGCCGTCCTGCTCGCGCTCGCCGCCCGGAACCCGGGGGCGCTCGCCCGGGCCCGCGAGTGGGCCGGCGCGCCGCCCTCGCCCAACTCCGGCTGGCCGATGGCGACGCTCGCGGCGGCGCTCGACGTCCGACTGGAGAAGCCCGGGGTCTACGTCCTGAACGGCCTCGGGGAGCTGCCGACGGTCGACGAGGCGCGCCACGGAGTACGGATCGTCGCGCTCGCCGGCGCGCTTTCCTACCTGCTCGCGGGGGTGATCGCGTGGTCCTAGACGCGCTACGGGGCGCGCTCGGCTTCCTGACCCGGCTTCCCGTCGGCCGCGACGAGCGCGCCTGGGAGGCCTTTCGCCGGACGCCGGCCGCGTTCCCGCTCGCCGGTTACGCCGTGGGCGCGCTGCTCACGGTGCCGTTCCTGCTCCCGGGGCCGGCCCCGACGATCGCGCTCGCCTTCCTCCTCTCGATATACCTCGTTACCGGGATCAACCACGCCGACGGCGTCGCGGACCTGGGCGACGCGGCGGTCGTCCACGGCACCCCCGAGGAACGCCGCGAGGTCATGCGCGACACGACGGTCGGCGTCGGTGCGCTCCTCGCGCTCGGCGTCGTGCTCGTGGGGCTGGCGCTCGCGGGCCTCTCGCTGGCCGCGCTGCCGCTCGCGGCGGCCGCCGCGGTCGTCCTCGCCGCGGAGGTCGGCGCGAAGCTCTCGATGGCGTTCCTGATCTGTCTCGGCGAGCCGGCCCACGAGGGGATGGGCTCGCGGTTCGTCGGTCGGGGACGGCGGGCCCTCGTCTGGCCCCTCCTCGTCGCCTTTCCCATAACTCTCCTCTCGCTGCCGGCGCTGGCGGCCGTCGCGGGCGCGGCGCTATCGGGCGCTCTCCTCCGATCCTGGGCGTCCCATCGACTGGGCGGCGTGAGCGGCGACGTGCTGGGCGCCGCAAACGAGGTCGGCCGGGTCGTCGCGCTCCACGCGGGGGTGGTCGTGTGGACGCTCTCGTGATGTGCGGGGGCCGGGGCACCCGCCTCGGGATGGGCGAGAAGCCGCTGGTCGAGGCCGGCGGGCGGGCGATGGTCGACCGGGTGCTTTCCGCCGTCGCGCCGGCCGTCGAGGACGTGTACGCCGCTCCCTCGCCGCACACCCCCGAAACCCGGGCGCACCTCGAGGGACGGGTCCCGATCGTCGAGACGCCCGGCGAGGGCTACGTCGCGGACCTCTCGTACGCGCTCGAACGCGTCGGTCGGCCCGTTCTGACCGTCACGGCCGACCTTCCCTGCCTTCGCTCGGCCGATATCCGGGCTGCGCTCGGGGCGTGGGAGGCGGGGTCGCTGACGGCCTGTGTCCCGGTCGAACGCAAGCGCGAACTCGGCGTCAGCGTCGATACGAGCTTCGAGCATGACGGGCGCGAGGTCGCGCCGACCGGTCTGAACGTGGTCGGGGAGGGCTCGGATCAGGTTTGGGTGAGCGAGCGGACGGGGCTCGCGGTCAACGTCAACCGGTTACGTGACCTGGAAGTCGCTTCGATTGTCACGTCCGAACGTTTCTAGTCCCCCCGCGTTCAGGGTAGTGTATGCATCCGGAGTCAACCAGGGGGGTCGATCGAGTCCCACACGGGGGCTGTTCCGACCCGTCCATCACCGACTTCAGCGCGAACGTCAACCCGCGGACGCCGCCGGGGGTCGCCGGCGTCTACGAGGGGGCGCTCGCCCAGTCGAAGCGCTACCCGGCCGACGACTACGCGCGCTACCGGAACGCCGCCGGCGAGTACGTCGGCTGCCCGCCCGGGGAGGTCGTTCCGACGCCCGGCGGCCTCGCGGGGATCCGGCTCGCGATCGAGACCGTCGTCGATCGGGGGGACTCGGTGCTCGTCCCCTACCCGAGCTTCGGCGAGTACGCACGCGAGGTGCGACTCCAGGGCGCCGAGGTCGAGTTCGTCCCCCACGACGGGCTGTTGGACTGCGACCCGGGAGAGCACGCGATGGCGGTCGTCTGCAATCCGAACAACCCGACCGGGACGATTTATGAGGCGGACGACCTGCTTGAGTTCCTCGCGCGCTGTCGGCGGGCCGACACCGTCCTGCTGGTCGACGAGGCGTTCCTCGGATTCACCGACCGGCCCTCGATGGCGGGCCAGGCCGGCGCGGTCGTCGCCCGCTCGCTCACCAAGCTCTTCGGCCTGCCCGGGCTGCGCGCGGGCTTTCTCGTCGCGACCGGCGACCTCGGCGAACGCCTCGAGCTCGGCCGACAGGCCTGGAACCTCGGGACCCCCGCCGCCGAGGTCGGCGCCCACTGCATGGGTCAACGCGAGTTCGTCGAGGCGACCCGCGAACGGGTCCGCACGGAACGCGCGCGGATGGCGGAACGCCTGGAGGGTCACTACGATGTCACCCCCTCCAGGGCGCCGTTCCTGCTGCTCGACACCGGCGCGCGCTCCGTCGACCGGGTGCTCGACCGGGTCCACGAGGAGGAGCTCACGATCAGGGACGCCCGCTCGTTCCGCGGGCTCGATTCGCACGTCAGGGTCGCGGTGCGAGCTCGTAGGGAAAACGACCGGCTGCTCGACGTCCTGTGCGATGTTTGAGACGCGGGTCAGCGAGGGGGTGCTGCGGGTCGAGCGCGAGGGGACCCGCTGGCTCAGCACCGGCTGGGACGGCGGGGGATCGGAGGGCCCGGTGGCGTACAACGTCTCGGTGCCCGAGGGCTGGGGGCGCACCGATCTCACGACCTACGTCGCCGCCCGACGCGAGCGCGCGGGGTTCAACCGGCCGGGTCCGACGCTGCTGACCGGCGTCTCGCTCGAACACGCCCGGGGCGCGCGCTACGGCCCCGTGGAAGCGATCGTCACCGCGGGGGTCTCGAACCCGGCGGCGCTGCCGATGGAGCCCTCCGGAAAGCGGAGCGTCCCCGAGGGCGAGCCGGGCCCGGGCACGGTCAACGTGATCGTCGGGACGACCCGGGACTGTCGGGACGGCGCGCTCGCGAATCTCCTGGCCGTGGCCGCGGAGGCGAAGGCCGCGACCCTCGTGGACCGGGCAGGGGTGCCGGGGACGACCACCGACGCCGTGATCGCGGCCTGTGACCCCGCGGGCGAGCCCGTCGAGTTCACCGGCAGCGCCACGCCCGCGGGAAGCGCGGCCCGCGCCTGCGTCCGGGAGGCGGTGCGCGCGAGCCTCGATTCGCGGTATCCCGAGGGGGATCCACCCACCCTTTCCGAGGCCGAGTACGGGATCGAGACGACCGAACGCGCCGAGGTCTATCGGGTGGGGGACCGAACCGGAGAAGTGGGTCCGCGATAACGGATGGGTATGACCCTCGAGAACACCCCCGGAAAGGGAAAGACCCCCGGAGCTCGCGAGATCGAACCGAGCGCGCCCGCGGAGTTCGGACGCGTCCAGCTCTGGTGGGGCGACGGCAAGGGGAAAACGACCGCGGCGATGGGGATGGGATTCCGCGCCGCGGGCCACGGGTTTCGTGTGCACATGCTCCAGTTCATGAAGGGCGGTGCCTCGAGCGTCGAGGACGTCCGCGGCGAGTACAACGCCGTTCGAGCCATGCCGGGCTTCTCCTACGAGAACGCGGGCCACTACGGCTGGCACGGAATGGCCGACGGCAGCGAGGACACGGACCACGAGAGCGAGGCCGACGCGGGCTTCGAACGCGCGACGGAGCTGATCGAGGCGGCGCGGGACGCGGACCTCTCGGAACCGCTCGATCCCGACGGCGAGCCCGAGGCGGGGATGCACATGCTGATCCTCGACGAGGTCGTCTACGCCGCCAACAGGGGGCTGGTCGATCCCGACGAGCTGGTCGGGCTGATCGAGGACAAACCCACCGACCTCGAACTCGTTCTAACGGGCGGCCA contains:
- a CDS encoding NTP transferase domain-containing protein, producing MCGGRGTRLGMGEKPLVEAGGRAMVDRVLSAVAPAVEDVYAAPSPHTPETRAHLEGRVPIVETPGEGYVADLSYALERVGRPVLTVTADLPCLRSADIRAALGAWEAGSLTACVPVERKRELGVSVDTSFEHDGREVAPTGLNVVGEGSDQVWVSERTGLAVNVNRLRDLEVASIVTSERF
- a CDS encoding phage repressor protein — translated: MSDDGLLTRLMRGGFREQEPRLRIDWMTHTDERIMEHLDERGSSGPGAIAASLEKSEEYVADRCRQLAIRDLLAAEGDGEYRLSERGRGFLAGEVEPEELADDED
- the cbiB gene encoding adenosylcobinamide-phosphate synthase CbiB, which codes for MSAGLAALALAVGLELSLGEPPRRAHPVAWFGRLVGPMDREWSRPRVAGLAVALLLPALAAGAVIGLVALAGRLDPLLGILLAGLALFASTSLRMLLDVARDVIAASERDLAGAREAVPALAGRNPEALSAGELRSAAVESSAENLADGLVAPLLAFALLAPLSLSLAAGGAAWIKAVNTLDSTLGYPEKTHGTASARLDDLIMWVPARASAVLLALAARNPGALARAREWAGAPPSPNSGWPMATLAAALDVRLEKPGVYVLNGLGELPTVDEARHGVRIVALAGALSYLLAGVIAWS
- a CDS encoding cob(I)yrinic acid a,c-diamide adenosyltransferase, yielding MGMTLENTPGKGKTPGAREIEPSAPAEFGRVQLWWGDGKGKTTAAMGMGFRAAGHGFRVHMLQFMKGGASSVEDVRGEYNAVRAMPGFSYENAGHYGWHGMADGSEDTDHESEADAGFERATELIEAARDADLSEPLDPDGEPEAGMHMLILDEVVYAANRGLVDPDELVGLIEDKPTDLELVLTGGHEKPEYLYDGADLVTHVKKEKHQFEEGARARKGTEY
- the cobS gene encoding adenosylcobinamide-GDP ribazoletransferase, with the protein product MVLDALRGALGFLTRLPVGRDERAWEAFRRTPAAFPLAGYAVGALLTVPFLLPGPAPTIALAFLLSIYLVTGINHADGVADLGDAAVVHGTPEERREVMRDTTVGVGALLALGVVLVGLALAGLSLAALPLAAAAAVVLAAEVGAKLSMAFLICLGEPAHEGMGSRFVGRGRRALVWPLLVAFPITLLSLPALAAVAGAALSGALLRSWASHRLGGVSGDVLGAANEVGRVVALHAGVVVWTLS
- a CDS encoding threonine-phosphate decarboxylase: MHPESTRGVDRVPHGGCSDPSITDFSANVNPRTPPGVAGVYEGALAQSKRYPADDYARYRNAAGEYVGCPPGEVVPTPGGLAGIRLAIETVVDRGDSVLVPYPSFGEYAREVRLQGAEVEFVPHDGLLDCDPGEHAMAVVCNPNNPTGTIYEADDLLEFLARCRRADTVLLVDEAFLGFTDRPSMAGQAGAVVARSLTKLFGLPGLRAGFLVATGDLGERLELGRQAWNLGTPAAEVGAHCMGQREFVEATRERVRTERARMAERLEGHYDVTPSRAPFLLLDTGARSVDRVLDRVHEEELTIRDARSFRGLDSHVRVAVRARRENDRLLDVLCDV
- a CDS encoding ComEC/Rec2 family competence protein; amino-acid sequence: MSGQRKPTMRRVLMILGVSLMVVVAGCGGMGAGGADSDDEAGPNDAETMGEDAETDGTDDEDDDQSETDVGTDDAGGTLEIHAIDVGQADATLLVGPEETMLIDSGDWRDDGDRVIDYLDEQGVDRIDYLVSTHAHADHIGGHAAVIEHYETERDGVGQVWDPGVAHTSQTYENYLDAVDEHGVDLIEAQAGDEIALADGATVLNPPADRESDDLHDNSLALRVSHGESSFLATGDAEEGAEQRMVEEYGDELASDVYHAGHHGSSTSSTPAFLDRVDPELALISSAYDSQYGHPHDEVLESFAERGIETYWTAVHGSVVLESDGEEFTIESGTDATTDPAGIEDEPPAEDGAVESVRPMATGMTSAASAVSVPSEVEATGAIA
- a CDS encoding HAD family hydrolase, translated to MAVSFDLFGTLVDAPKPDDPARAIAAELEARGVDVPADWDEAYRTPYIDAPEGAEVPLHAHVSRALASRGVAVPENAARRAVIAAFDPEVERRKGAREAIEAAREGGPVGLLSNCSVPELVRRTLIRAELPGEFDAVVSSVACGWRKPHPKAFGAIAVELGTPVEGLTHVGDSPEADGGIEACGGRAILLDGTSLTGVPELLGER
- a CDS encoding adenosylcobinamide amidohydrolase, with the translated sequence MFETRVSEGVLRVEREGTRWLSTGWDGGGSEGPVAYNVSVPEGWGRTDLTTYVAARRERAGFNRPGPTLLTGVSLEHARGARYGPVEAIVTAGVSNPAALPMEPSGKRSVPEGEPGPGTVNVIVGTTRDCRDGALANLLAVAAEAKAATLVDRAGVPGTTTDAVIAACDPAGEPVEFTGSATPAGSAARACVREAVRASLDSRYPEGDPPTLSEAEYGIETTERAEVYRVGDRTGEVGPR
- a CDS encoding DUF3006 domain-containing protein, with product MSDGTYTATVDRIEEGIAVCLLESEGEVIDERRLDAGELPDDCGEGTVLEIELRNDEVVALTPDRGESERRRERAQSRFDRLSRRPDEER
- a CDS encoding metal-dependent hydrolase, which translates into the protein MLPPVHLAVGYLCYAALVRFRGHGAPAERATLAALLGAALPDLIDKPIHWLGVVPVGRTIGHSLLLALPLVALVWVLARRAGERELGVAFAVGILSHIATDVPWHLVSGEYHELGFLLWPVTHMPEYTGTATLGTLAGVEVTTLWIEAVILVCGVALWVADGTPGAGVVKERLGD
- a CDS encoding Xaa-Pro peptidase family protein; the protein is MPTRLPDGEFETRLADVRDRIAESDHDAGVWFDATSIEYLSGFAHVQTERPVVLGVTPDECGIVVPRLEVERVEGNPRIGRVHSYFDYPGGDPIETVVEMLRGLGAESVLADADGAPGVMGYEGPALSGFVDVETQSWVPRMRWEKSEAEVDLVRESAKWANLGHRYLADFTEPGAHPATVSQRASMEASRAMLDTLGDRFVERVRASGPVHAGYISAHETALPHGHTPNQRLREGDVLITGATANVDGYRSELERTMFVGDYTDEQAHYFELMLEAQTIAIEALGPGVPVADVDEAVWGYFEEQGIADLARHHVGHNIGLGGHEPPYIDRGWAEHCENEATSYDAGDAVMRPGQIYTIEPGIYTETEGYRHSDTIAITEEGIEPLTYYPRDLEANVIRSPSD
- a CDS encoding dihydrolipoyl dehydrogenase, whose product is MQEFDLLIVGGGSGTQVGSLAAERGMSVAVCEPGPLGGACITRGCVPSKALIRRADLLRQCRDADRLGLDCEVGDVDLGAITGAVRETVYEKAENQAESLRGSDDHTLYDGKARFVDDRTVEVEGHDERVRGERVVVATGTSPTVPPVDGLEEVEFLTSDDALYLEERPDELAILGGGYIAAELGHFYAAIGSEVTIVQRGDSLVPREDPDAREAVTEAFEARERCTLHLGCEATGVEERDDRIELRAEGDGEEISIEADELLVAAGREPATEELAPGEGGVETDDAGFIEVDDELATSAEGVWALGDVVGAPLFKHAADHEAKVVAANAVMDREEAIDYSGMAHAVFTEPQVASCGQTEGELEEEGREYESARFEYGATPMGTVGKEEGFVKVLADPDGTVLGCHVAGPEAATLIHEVSVAGRVGEGTVEEVAESIHVHPAMNEAVLGAFDELADPLLSTAPDWSDVSME